gaacttgctctttgcgatccACTATatgaaccgggctttcaacatACGACACACGATCGTCCACGTCCAATTTCTCGAAATTGAGTATGTGGGTCGGGTCAAGCttatacttccttaacatcgacatgtggaagacatcatgcacttgcgccaatcttggcggcaaagCAAGACGATATGCTAAGGTCCcaattctctcaagaatctcaaatggacctacgtacctcggactcaatttgtctttctttccaaatcacgaagttcccctcattagtgacactttcagaaaaatgtgatcaccaacttggaattccaaagacctccAGCACTTATATGCGTAACTTTTCTGCCTGCTCTACGCTGTCTTTAATCTATCTTTAATCACTGCCACGGCATctactgactgctgaaccaactctgggcctgttatcttccttttcccaacctcatcccaacacattGGTGTTCTGCACACTTTGCTATACAACGCTTTGAATGGAGCCATCTAGATACTCTGTTGGTAACTATTAATGTAGGTGAATTCTAccagatgaagctgatcttcccaacttcccttgaagtctataacacacgctctcagcatgtcctcgaggATCTGTATTGTTCTCTCAGATTGGCCAtctgtctgaggatgatatgctaTATTGTACTGAAGTTTAGTACCAAGAGCACTctacaagctcttccaaaaagcagtaGTAAATCTCGGATCTCTATcagatgttatcgtaaccggcactccatgcattcgaaccACTTGGCGCACATATAGGTCTGCGTGTCTATCTAGACtaaggtcctttcgaactgcaatgaagtgagccgactttgtcagtctATCGACTACCACCCAGATCGAATCATTCCCTCTCTGATTTCTTGGTAGTCCAATCATGAAATctatcgtgatatgctcccatttccattctgggattgtgagaggttgcagaagtcctcccgacttgcaatgctgagcttttacttgttgacatgtcaaacacttggccacatgttTGGCGATAtacgccttcatacctgaccaccaatagtgttgacgtagaTTCTGATATATCTTAGTGCTTCCaagatgaatgttgtaactgctaTGATGTgtttcagataaaatttcttctctaagctcgacatcgtcaggtacaaccaaacgtccttgGAACCTTAGAGTTCCATCATCAGCaatctgaaaatcagccttCCTTTTATCTGCGTCTTCCTAAAGAATTCTTTGTATATCTGGGTCTGTTGGTTGGAGTTGTTTGATTCTGACCTAGACATCCgattcaattctgagggtggccataaaactcgacaggtggcctacctcaaatttgaataccgaatcccgagctctctcgattaagttccactccttaatcagtatatgagccactgaagactttcgacttaaagcatcggcgaccttgttcaccaattccatccatcggcgctGTCTCATGTCCAACTCCTTCTAAGaaaacaaatacttgagactttgatggtctgtgaagatctgaaacttttcccctcacaagtagtgcctccaaatcttcagggcaaaGATAATCGCTGCtagctctaagtcatgcgtcggatagttcaattcatgaggtctcaactgatgggaggcgtatgcaacaactctgccatgttgcatcagcacgcaacccagtccTTTGAATgacacatcactatagatctcaaaTCCTCCGAGGCTAGATGGAAttgtcagcacaggtgcggtagtcaacttttcctttagctcttgaaaactacgctcgcacttgtctgtccatatgAACTTCGCGTCTTTCTTCATGAGCTTAGTTAGAGGCGATGCTAATGCTGAGAAACCTTCTACAAATCGTTTGTAATAACCTGTCAATCCTAGaaaacttcttatttctatCACTGATGTCGGTCTCTACCAATTGATCACgacttctatcttgctcgggtcgatggagattccttctccagaaatcacatgacctaagaacgcaacacgagtcaaccaaaacttggATTTGTTGAACATAGCATACAACTGATGCGTCCTTAAAGTCTGGagcactaatctcagatgattctcgTGCTCTTcgtcacttctcgaatagaccaagatatCATTAATGAAtatgatcacaaactgatctaaatattccttaaatatccgattcatcatatccatgaaagtagctggagcattcgtcaactcgaatggcatcactgtgaactcatagtgaccataccgagtacgaaatgctgacttaggaatatcctctttcttaattctcagctgatgatatcctttcctcaagtcaatcttcaagaaaatcgaCGCCCCTTGTAACTaatcaaacaaatcatcaatCCTTGGGAGGGGATATTTGTTCTTAATGGTTACCTGGTTGAGTTCTCGGTAGTCAATGCACAGGCGCAAtgatccatctttcttcttaacaaatagaactggtgctccccaaggcgatgcactaggacgaataaatcccttatccaataattcttgcatctgcaccttcaattctttcaactcTGATAATGCCATTCTATAAGGTGCCTTTGAAATTGGTTCTGTCCCTGGTGCTAACTcaattacaaattcaatctccctTTCTGGCGGTAATcttggcaattcttttggaaatacatcttgaaactCTTGTACCATTGAAATGTCCTCCACTTTCAGTTCCTCAACTGTTGTATCCACGACAGTTGTCAGGTACCCTTGACAACCCTCATCTAACAAACGAGTTATCTCTTGCGACGAGATCAGGACAATCAAGAGTCCTCCTCAATTTCcgacaaactcgaagctcttaCCCCCTaacgggtcaaactgaatcgctttacgataatagtccattttagctctttgcttggtgagccagtccatgccaattattaaatcaaagtcatacatggctgtGACTAAAAGatctattttcccctctcgctcaccaatcactaacttgcaccCCGAACAACCCAAAGCAGTaataactttatctttcaagggtgtAGATATGCACATTGCCAACTCCAATAATATAGGACTAACTCTtatcaacttaacatattgctcggCAATAAATGAGTGGGTTGCTCCTagatcaaacaaagcataagcaggttgTTCGTTGAGCGAAACCATACTTATTATCACGTTAACCGTAGCTTCCGCCTGACCTTGTGTGATTGCATAAATCATGCCTTGAGCTAGAGGTCTCTACTGTCCTCCATGCGGCACGTTCGGAGGGGCATACCCTCCAATCTGTCCtcgtggcggtggtggtggtagcTGCGGTTGTCCCCTTGGCTTCTTTGGACAATGCCTAGCTATGTGgccctgttggccacattcgTAACACGCACCCATCCTAGTTGGACATGGTGCTGACCCATGTCGTCTCCCACAAAGGCGACACGGTCCCATTCTATCAGCCATCGGCCGACCAAATCCACCCTTCTTGCTAGGTGGACCATGGAATCTATTCCCTGACATCGGCCTCTTCCCTTGCTTGATCGCTTCCCGGTAAACACCAAATCTTGACCCCGACGAGGCAGCTTGTTCATTCAATCCTCGTTCTATCATCTGGGCTCAACGATAAACCTCTGTAATCTTTCAAGTCCCATGGTAGCAGACGTTGTTTCAATTCAGTACGAAGACCGCTTTTGAACTTCCGAGCTTTCTCTTCAGGGTCTTCTATCAATTTAAGAGCATACTGTGACAATCCTGCGAACTTGACCCCATATTGGTCAACTGTCATACTCCCTTGGCAGAGACGGTAGAACTCATCTATCTTTTGTTCCCGAGTAGTACTCGAAAAATACTGATCATTAAAGGCGGTAAGGAAGGCGTCCCACACTTGGACCACACCTTCCGGGAATACTATATCCTTGGCGGATCTCCACCATATATTGGCGTTACCTTGAAGTTGGTACATAACTAGTAACACCTTTTCCTCCTCATTGCACATCAGAAGTGCAAACGCCTTTTCCAAATCATGTACCCACAGAGACGCGGCCTCAGAGTCTCCAGTACCCGTGAATTTTGGCGGATTCATCTTTAAGAACTGATCCACTAACTGGTGAACCGGCCTCCCAGCGACCACAACTCCTGGTAGTATATCAGCAGGGGCGACGGCAGGTGCAACTGTGGGTGCGGCAGCAAGTATGGCGGCAGCTGCGGCAGCAATGGCAGCATTGGCAACAGCAGTGGCGGCGACTTCAACAGCGGCAATAAAGGCGGTAGTTTGATCTCAAGCCTATTGCCCCATCATCTCCCGCATAGCATCTAGAGCTTGGTTGATTCCGACAATTCCTTGCTCACCCGGAACTGttaccccagcaccaacaggaggtggtgctactctaGCATCTACAACAAGTGGAATCATTCCACTCGTGCTAGCATGTGCTAGCGCTTGACCACGGCCTCCTCGAGTACCGACTCTAGTCGGCGCTCTTCCCCGAGTCACAACCCTACTAGCCCTCTTTGGAGGAGTCCTCGGCTACTGATCGCTCATAGTGTCACTTTAAACAACTAACACATGCTTCCAATtcaacaccgaattagaaacagagcgattcaaacaacaaacaattttagcactcagCTAACCCAGatatgcaccagcatgaatttaaaggcctttcctaccaactatcccatggtcaacgctccttatcactccaatcttgaacttccGCTCTAATACCACAAAAGgtggatgtcacgccccgatcctcgaggaTGCGCCCATCCTTGTTACTTGGTCGATTTCATAGTGCGATATTCCaagactaagtatcgccgaccctttctctTTATTACGCATGTTGAAGGAGTTATAAATCCCAAACAATaaaaacaatgggacaaaaaggcaggccatattttttttaatattgaaattcacaaccacacttttgtTAACAAcgcaactcatagtatatttacaatactattacagcatacttgtctcacacctatctacactaagacaaggtttacaaaagggataggatctcaatccacatctggGTTATACCCAAGATCCCTCTCAGGATCATCtacttcttcaaaagtctttctcccctttaggctcctcctcctcaacttctcctcagggtcctgaaatggttattcaataaccaattagaccacgtctcagcaagttctaccccttaagactcgattagtaagtCAATACACTACTCAGTTGCCAAAGCAcagcacgagtcagaggacttaccttggcctcagattccatctgcatattagtacaattCAATAAGTactcaaacaatcacatcaccGATTGAAGTATCGATCAAATTGATTTAGTCGATTTTAATATCAGATTCcatctgcatattagtacaatttaatAGGTactcaaacaatcacatcatcaatcGAAGTATCGATCAAATCGATTTAGTCGATTTCATATCAGTCGGACTATTTCTAGATCATTCATCCcacaccaagcaattccttagatttagtagctttacggtcccacccaaCCCTCTCAAGATCCAGTaactttacggtcccacccgaccctctcaagatccAGTGGCTTTACGatcccacccgaccctttcaaGATCTAATTTAGGAATGAATCTTAAAATCACTCATAAATTACTTTAGCACCAAataaaactcaaataaataaacggactgcaccacaacAATAAACACggaattccggtcaccggccatcttggttgaatttccagaaaattaaataattaaataattaatttcgaaaattaaataaataattataaaaaatctaatttaggaCCGTAATGCCGAATTGGACGCCAAGAtgagcccggaaaattaccgagactcatTCCATAAGTAACATGGCATGTCTACTCACTAATGcctatttctaaccacctaacatgcatcattaagtctttaatttaatttatctaaactaatctaaccacctaattgcatttaattaaatctaaccaaccctaagcataattagcaaactaataaagcattagtgagtaaaactcacttgcaCAAAACAACAACCAGGACACTGCGACGACGACGCAACGGCGACCGAACTTGGGCCGGGCCAAGAACTTCGCAAGCCCAAAGAAAATTCTGGACTGAGTTTCGTGGGCTGCTGGACTTGAACTAAGCTGAAAATGGGCTGATCTCTTGGGCTGAAAATTGCTGGCTTTGCTGGACTTCGGAGCTGAATTTGCTGGGCCTGATTTGCGGCCCAAATGACCTACAAAGGCTGAACTGGACTGCACGTTGGACTGAATTTGATTGGGCTCGAAAGTGAAGAGATGGGCCACGAAGAGGATGGAAGCAGCTTCAGTCACTGGGAACCGAAATTGAAGGCGTGTGGACTGACGAGCTGGGAGAGAAACTCGGATGTGGCGTGGATGTGGCGTGCTGCAAGTGCTTCGTTTGCTGctggatgaagaagatgaaaatcaaCCCAACTTCAGTAGCTGCTTCTATTGACCAAAGCAGCTTCGACCAGGGACGCATGGATGCTGAAGACGCTAGCGTGGAGTTGCTTCAATCAACAAACGGTGAGGAGACACGATTGACTAGCAGATGCATTGGGGTTTCACGCTGTGTTGATTGCTGACCGAAGACTCTCACGGACGCGTGGAGAGAAGAAAGCGTGGCACAGAGCTTATTTGGTGTGGCCTTGGTATCTTCAAGCAGCTGCGGTTGTGGACAATTTTGTCAGGCGTGAAGACACAATGTAGCTTCTTTGGTGATGACTGGAGCAGCGAAGTGGAGACACGGGACAGAAGTTTTCGTGGCGTTGAAATGATGAAAACGTTGGCGAGGAGCCGTAGGGTTTTTGGGGCCAAGAAATGCAGAAGCTCAGGTCGGCAATGATGCTTGCCCGAGAAGACTCCAACGTGCAAATGAGGGAAGCCAGCTTAGAGGGAACAATAATCAGAAATCTTAGCCAATACATTTAATTTTTGGCCCCACAAGTCCACAATACACTCCTCTTTGTCCCCCCAGTCACTTTCAAGCTTATCAATtcacaaataaacaaatttaaagtcCAAAATTGCAATCCTCATCCTACCAtacgaatttcacaattttgagcTTCAAATCttcaataaattcccaaattgaggtccaattttgatgtagaaaaatcccaaatgattttctataaatccctgACACACAAAGGCTCAGCCTGGAAGTccaatttcccattaatttagccaatccgAATTTCTGCCAAAATTTCACGACGTCTAAACccaatttccgtaaaaatctcgaaccTACAAAAATCTTCTAGACtgagttgatgttcctaaaatagctcgtgacaccacaaaCTTTCGATTTTTGAAATCGGGCTCAAATAAACGGTTAGTTTCATTCCCGTGcacttttagcgtgacctagactaccgggtagttttcaaaacttttcagGGCAATTGactcatggtcgattttcttcgagccacaatgaacccactcgacacattggcgactctcgattgtcgtgaaaatctcgagggctCAATTATAGACACACgttaccaaaacgacaaaaaaatcacattagTGTCGGTCAAcgagaatttcccaatttagtggagtcaacCAAATctttgatctcaatttttttaagtgtGCCGTAATAACCTCTAAAGATAAACACgatcgagaagccgattcctgatcgaattctcaagtctattgccttaaaattctttaatggcttACCTAgctaatctagttatctcaagagtgatcagctctgagaacaaccctatagatgcgtcaatgaaatgcccgattaatttaatagaaaacaatacTGAAAATTCTGGATGTTACAAACTCCCAAGCTATGCAACTAATCCCTTTGGCAACATATTTCTCTCACCTCGAGAGTGCATCAAACTCCACTTATTCCGAGCCTTCTGCTAACCCAGCAACTGCaattttttgtgttgttttcgATCCTACTTGCCAGCAACATGTAGCAATATCCAAGCATCGCTAAATCGTCTTGTTTGACTAACTTATGCCTCTATTCAATTAACCCTTGGTGATCAACAATTTCACgccaaagaacaattttgttgcaaCTGGCAACTATTTCAACCTCGGTAAGAGtttgcctcatcaatttcaaatttgggttTGCCTCTCTTGCGTAaattcaatctttcaaagatccCCTTCCCTTTGCAATGCCAATGGCTCCTTTCAATAATCCCTAGTTTGGAGACACCCACTCACACTCTTGTCATTCTCATCGACACAACTCTTCTCCTCAATTGATACCCcatcttgagattgatcatTAGTCATATCTAACATCATTAACTGTAGAAATTGTTGTACTTCGTTGCCCCATTACCGCCATTGACAAGTCCTATTCGAGCTCTCGACCTCATCGACCGCTACCCCTTATAGAAAATCCAACATCATAGTCATCAAATGGAGGTCAATTCGAGCTTTAGGCTGAACACAAGCGAGCCTAGATTTGATGCATCTTGAGGAACTATGGATTTTGGCATCCGAGAAGGTGGCCAGTAGCAAATAACTCAAATCCGACTTCTTGTCACTAGGACCAACTATGTGATGACATGAAGCTCACGGGGTCGTTAGTAGGGGCCCTGATTATGGTGTTGAAGAAGGAGGCAATGTAGAGCGAAGGAGGAggtgtgaggaagatgaagaaagaaacaaaattatagaaaaaatgTTCTTGGACAAAGCTACCCTAAGCTGTAAATAAGATTGAAAGTTTGggctcttatttgagactaaattagccactttgagtccttatttgatGCAGTGTCCACTTTAggttcttttttgagaaaataaaccCACTTtgagcccttatttgagattttccctcataataataacaataatataaaataatataaaatttcattttcgttGAATTTGTAATCTGAAATAGTTAGGGcaataattattctttttctttctttctttttttgggtaaaaagtgCAATGATGATTCATGAGCCAACAAATTGCCCCACTAAACCAACCTAATCTCGTACCACCCATTTATGTTAATAAACATTTCTAGTTGATGGTGCAATTGCTTAAATTGCTTGCATTCAGTGTGAATATGTTTTTCTATCGCATATTTAATGCTCACTTATGGATGTTGATCTTTATATTTCTGAGCAATCCCAAAACCAATGCACGTTTTGTTGAATATTGCACTTTGAAAGTTAAAAGCAATTGGAATGTTGTGGTTGAGTGTTGAATGTGTGCaaagaaattattaattaagaaGTGTAAATACATTATCAAATTGACTCTAAAACAAAGTAAGGAAAACTAGTTCGGGGCCACATATGACTTCATTGTAGAGGCAACTTGCTCAGAAGGTTTAGGAACAAATTCTTGTGGAGTTTGAAATAAGTTCATATTCAGTTGTTAAGCATCCATTCAACTTCTTTGAGAGGTTAAAGACTGACTTCTAGAAGAAGTTTCAAATTGAGTTCAGCAAGAGATTATAAGGAGTAGAGTTAGGGTGAGTGAGTATGCATAAATACGAAGATTGCGGTGTGAGATTGAGAAGCTAGAGATGAGCTCaaagagggaaaattgtccaaaaggtCTTGAACTTATGACGGTCAATTCattcttaaacctttcaattttgtcaatttagtacTAATTTTTTcgacaatttaccaatttagtcctatacattttgaagatttgtcaatttagtcataaacaatTTAACAATCTACTAATTGGCCAGAAATCGTTGAAGTGACAATGGAGTCATCACCGACCATCCTACATTGCATGAtaggcgctgacgtggacaacttttacaatttttaatcttttctatatgatttattttccttttcttttatttttcacttttttccctCCGTTGGCCCTCACATGAGGCTAGCAACCTCAAAACCAGTTGACTTGATTTAATCTCAAACTAGCGCATAATTAAGCTCCAAGTTTGGTTCTTCTGTGAAATTTTCAAGCCATTCTCCTTTTTCCACTTACTAAAAGAAAGATGCACCCTATAAGAAAATAACAAACAATCATATAATATAGCATAATATATGTGTATATTATTCAT
This genomic stretch from Eucalyptus grandis isolate ANBG69807.140 chromosome 3, ASM1654582v1, whole genome shotgun sequence harbors:
- the LOC120291910 gene encoding uncharacterized protein LOC120291910, with amino-acid sequence MIPLVVDARVAPPPVGAGVTVPVAATAVANAAIAAAAAAILAAAPTVAPAVAPADILPGVVVAGRPVHQLVDQFLKMNPPKFTGTGDSEAASLWVHDLEKAFALLMCNEEEKVLLVMYQLQGNANIWWRSAKDIVFPEGVVQVWDAFLTAFNDQYFSSTTREQKIDEFYRLCQGSMTVDQYGVKFAGLSQYALKLIEDPEEKARKFKSGLRTELKQRLLPWDLKDYRGLSLSPDDRTRIE